The window CCCACGCCCGCGCCGCCGAACAGACCGATTTTGCCGCCCTTGACATAGGGTTCCAGGAGGTCGATGACCTTGATGCCCGTGTAGAGCACCTCCTGCGAGGTGGCCAGTTCGTCGAACTTCGGCGGTTCGCGGTGAATCGAGGCTTCGCCCGTGCGGTCGAGCGGACGCATACCGTCGATATTTTGGCCCGTGACGTTCATCAGACGTCCTTTGATCTGATCGCCCACGGGCATCGAAATCGCGCGGCCGAGCGGGACTACCCGCATGTGCCGCCGCAGCCCGTCGGTAGAATCCATCGCCACCGTGCGCACCGTATGCTCGCCGATGTGCTGCTGCACCTCGACGACGAGCTCCGTGCCGTTCTCGCGGCGGATCGACAGCGCCTCGTCGATGGCCGGAAGCTGTCCCTCCGTTTCGGGGAAGCGAACGTCCACCACCGGGCCGATGATTTGTGAAATGTATCCTTCCATCTGTTTCGTCTTGTTTGTTTCGTACGGCAAAGCAACTGATTCCGCGCGACATGGCGGTTATCTTTTCGGCTCATAGAGTGTCCGATATTTCCCGCCCGCTCCGCAAAACGACCTATCGAACATATCTGCATCCGAAACGGACTTATGCACGGTAATGCCGGTCCGCGATCAAACGGATCTGCCTGCGGTAGATCAGGCAGGCGAGGAGGAAATAGACGCCTGCCTGAATCCAGAGGCCGCGCAGTTCGAAGGCAACGTCCGAAAGCGTCGCACCCGTCGATTGGATGCGGACATAGCCGTTCATGCCGAAAGTCGAGGGGAAGAGGCAGGCCACCCCTTTCCAGAAGGCGGGAACGGAGGGCCACGGCCACGACACGCCCGAGATGAAGAGCAGCGGCACGGAGAGGCATACGAACAGCAGGATGCAGTCCTCGCGCCGCCAGACGAGCGACGACAGCACCATCGCCAGGAAGATGCACGCGAGCAGGAACGGCACGACGAAGGCCGTGAGCGTGGCCAGGTCGCCCAGCTGCGGCAGCGAGAATCCGTGCGTGACGATCGTGAAGGCGTAGAGGGCCATCACGATGTAGATGCCGAAATAGGCCGCCGCCTTTCCCAATACGATGCAGACGGGATTCTTGTAGTCGCGGTGGAACGGCACGAGCGACCCGCGGAAGCGTTCGCGCATGCGGCCGGCCGACATGCCGACGCCCAACAGCAGCGTCTGCTGGAGAATCAGCATCAGCACGGGCGGTATGAGAAACGCCGCAAAGCCGCTCTGCGGATTGTACAACGCGACGTAATCGTACTCGATGGGCGTGTGCTGTATCTCGTCCTGCCGGTCGGTCGTGCCCGGCAGGTGGCGCCCGACCTTAATGTCGGCGTTCATCTCCAGCGACACTTTGGTCGCAGCCAGCAGCAGGGCTTTGTAGTAGAGCATACTGCTCATGTCGCTGTATACGCCGACGAAGGTCTGGTCGCCGCGCCGGATGTCCTTCGTGAAGCTCTCGGGAATGCGGATGATGCCGAAGACCTCGCGGCGGCGCAGCAGCTCTTCGGCCTCGGCGACCGTCGTGCAGTGCGCCGCGACGGCAACGTCGGGGGTGGCGTCCACCATGCGGATGAACGCACGGCTCTGCGGCGTGCGGCTGTCATCGACGACCGCGGCCGGCACCTCGCGCACGACCTCGTTGGTATAGACCCACGAGTAGAGGAGCGGATAGGCCAGCGGCACGAAGAGGATGAAGATCAGGATGCCCTTGTCCCTGAACAGGTCGGTCAGCTCGTCGTACCAGATGCGGAAAACAGTGCGGATCGGTTTCATGGCTTATAATGATATTTGAGGAATGCGGCGCGATAACGGCCGTTGACCGCGAGCGGCAGCATGATGAAAAGCAGCAATGCGACGACCGAGGGCCATGCGCAGGCGATCGGATAGCCGTTCAGCGCCTGATCGACATAGAGCAGATAGTAATGACGCAGCGGGAACAGGGCGGCCAGACGGCCCAGCACGGGGGTCATGGCGGTCGTCGGATAGGTGAACCCCGCCAGCGAGAACGAGAGGATGCCCCACAACGACGACAGACACATCGCAAGGCGCATCTGGCCGCTGAAAACCCCGAACAGAAAGACGCCGAACGCCTGCGAGGCCAACACGGTCAGGATGCCGATGCCCATCATCGCCGCGATCCCGCAATTGCACGGAAATCCCATGAACCGGTAGAGATAAACGTCGTAAAAGAGGATCATCAGCACATACAGTACCGTCTGCGGCAGCAGTTTGCCGACCAAAGCCGTCGTCACGGAGTAATCGGCCATGCGGAACCACTTGCGCTGCGTCCGCTGTTTCCACTCCAGTCCGAT of the Alistipes senegalensis JC50 genome contains:
- a CDS encoding ABC transporter permease, producing the protein MKPIRTVFRIWYDELTDLFRDKGILIFILFVPLAYPLLYSWVYTNEVVREVPAAVVDDSRTPQSRAFIRMVDATPDVAVAAHCTTVAEAEELLRRREVFGIIRIPESFTKDIRRGDQTFVGVYSDMSSMLYYKALLLAATKVSLEMNADIKVGRHLPGTTDRQDEIQHTPIEYDYVALYNPQSGFAAFLIPPVLMLILQQTLLLGVGMSAGRMRERFRGSLVPFHRDYKNPVCIVLGKAAAYFGIYIVMALYAFTIVTHGFSLPQLGDLATLTAFVVPFLLACIFLAMVLSSLVWRREDCILLFVCLSVPLLFISGVSWPWPSVPAFWKGVACLFPSTFGMNGYVRIQSTGATLSDVAFELRGLWIQAGVYFLLACLIYRRQIRLIADRHYRA